Proteins from a single region of Mumia flava:
- a CDS encoding acetyl-CoA acetyltransferase produces the protein MSETNIWVLGGYQSDYARNFTREGLDFADLTREVVEGALSSARVDGTAIGVVHVANAFGQLFTHQGQLGAMPATVHEDLWGTPSSRHEAACASGSIAAVSAMADLRAGSYDSALVLGVELEKTVPGDEAARHLGAAAWTGHEGGDARFMWPYMFSLVADEYERRYGLDEAHLRAISELNFANARRNPNAQTRGWDVPDLVANVGRDDETNPVVDGRVRRFDCSQVTDGGAGVVLVNDAYLRDHPDARPIARIEGWGHRTVGLGLERKLEVSADQPYVLPHVRQAVLDAFGRARITLEDLDGLETHDCFTPSEYLAIDHIGLTGPGESWKAIENGEIAPGGVLPINPSGGLIGGGHPVGATGVRMLLDASKQVSGDAGDYQVDGASRFATLNFGGSTATTLSFVVGAVPA, from the coding sequence ATGAGCGAGACGAACATCTGGGTGCTCGGCGGCTACCAGAGCGACTACGCCCGCAACTTCACTCGCGAGGGCCTCGACTTCGCCGACCTCACCCGCGAGGTCGTCGAAGGGGCGCTGAGCAGCGCCCGCGTCGACGGCACCGCGATCGGGGTCGTCCACGTCGCGAACGCGTTCGGGCAGCTCTTCACCCACCAGGGCCAGCTCGGCGCGATGCCGGCCACGGTCCACGAGGACCTCTGGGGGACGCCGTCGTCGCGGCACGAGGCCGCCTGTGCGTCCGGAAGCATCGCAGCGGTGTCCGCGATGGCCGACCTGCGCGCCGGCTCGTACGACTCGGCGCTCGTCCTCGGCGTGGAGCTGGAGAAGACCGTGCCCGGCGACGAGGCCGCCCGCCACCTCGGTGCCGCCGCGTGGACGGGCCACGAGGGTGGGGACGCGCGCTTCATGTGGCCGTACATGTTCAGCCTCGTCGCCGACGAGTACGAGCGTCGCTACGGGCTCGACGAGGCCCACCTGCGGGCGATCTCCGAGCTCAACTTCGCCAACGCGCGCCGCAACCCGAACGCCCAGACCCGCGGTTGGGACGTGCCCGATCTGGTCGCCAACGTCGGCCGCGACGACGAGACCAACCCGGTCGTCGACGGTCGCGTCCGCCGGTTCGACTGCTCCCAGGTCACCGACGGCGGTGCAGGCGTGGTCCTGGTCAACGACGCCTACCTGCGCGACCACCCGGACGCCCGTCCGATCGCCCGGATCGAGGGCTGGGGGCACCGTACGGTCGGGCTCGGCCTGGAGCGCAAGCTCGAGGTCTCCGCCGACCAGCCGTACGTCCTGCCGCACGTCCGTCAGGCCGTGCTCGACGCCTTCGGCCGCGCGCGGATCACGCTCGAGGACCTCGACGGGCTCGAGACCCACGACTGCTTCACGCCGAGCGAGTACCTCGCGATCGACCACATCGGCCTGACCGGGCCCGGCGAGTCGTGGAAGGCGATCGAGAACGGCGAGATCGCGCCCGGCGGCGTGCTCCCGATCAACCCCAGCGGCGGGCTGATCGGCGGTGGCCACCCGGTCGGCGCGACCGGAGTGCGGATGCTGCTCGACGCGTCGAAGCAGGTCAGCGGCGACGCCGGCGACTACCAGGTCGACGGGGCCTCCCGTTTCGCGACCCTCAACTTCGGCGGCAGCACGGCGACGACGCTCAGCTTCGTCGTCGGCGCGGTCCCCGCCTGA
- a CDS encoding carotenoid oxygenase family protein, translating to MDIEIVGRMLSTLPSDDEHPYRTGPWQPQTTEWVADDLEVVEGEIPRDLDGVYLRNTENPLHPSLKNYHPFDGDGMIHVVGFRDGTAFYRNRFIRTDGLLAEAEAGGPLWAGLAEAPGIALREDGWGARTRMKDASSTDVVVHRGQALTSFYQCGDLYRVDPFTAQTMGKESWKGRFPFDWGVSAHPKVDDRTGEMLFFNYSKEAPYMHYGVVDESNDLVHYVDVPLAGPRLPHDMAFTENYAILNDFPLFWDPEALKHDAHIARWHRDMPSRFAVIPRRGQSSDIRWFEAESTYVLHFVNAYEDGDEIVLDGFFQGDPEPADNGMGNRWQRAFRFLALDRMQSRLHRWRLNLVTGLVKEEQLSDSITEFGMMNGAYYGGEYRYAYAATGKPSWFLFDGLVKHDLRDGTEERFTFEDGVYGSETAMAPRVGSTGEDDGYLVTLTTDMNADASYCLVFDAARVGDGPVCKLRLPERISSGTHSTWAPGEELRRWQTAESAADAVGL from the coding sequence ATGGACATCGAGATCGTCGGGCGGATGCTGTCGACGCTGCCGAGCGACGACGAGCACCCGTACCGGACCGGGCCCTGGCAGCCCCAGACGACGGAGTGGGTGGCCGACGACCTCGAGGTCGTCGAGGGTGAGATCCCGCGCGACCTCGACGGTGTCTACCTGCGCAACACCGAGAACCCGCTGCATCCGTCGCTGAAGAACTACCACCCGTTCGACGGGGACGGGATGATCCATGTCGTCGGCTTCCGCGACGGCACGGCGTTCTACCGCAACCGGTTCATCCGCACCGACGGCCTCCTGGCCGAGGCGGAGGCCGGCGGTCCGCTGTGGGCCGGTCTCGCCGAGGCGCCGGGGATCGCGCTGCGCGAGGACGGGTGGGGCGCGCGCACGCGGATGAAGGACGCCTCCAGCACCGACGTCGTCGTCCACCGCGGCCAGGCGCTCACGAGCTTCTACCAGTGCGGCGATCTCTACCGCGTGGACCCGTTCACCGCGCAGACGATGGGCAAGGAGAGCTGGAAGGGCCGCTTCCCGTTCGACTGGGGCGTCTCGGCGCACCCGAAGGTCGACGACCGGACCGGCGAGATGCTGTTCTTCAACTACAGCAAGGAGGCGCCGTACATGCACTACGGCGTCGTCGACGAGTCCAACGACCTCGTCCACTACGTCGACGTCCCCCTGGCCGGTCCGCGCCTGCCGCACGACATGGCGTTCACCGAGAACTACGCCATCCTCAACGACTTCCCGCTGTTCTGGGATCCCGAGGCGCTCAAGCACGACGCGCACATCGCCCGCTGGCACCGCGACATGCCGTCGCGGTTCGCGGTGATCCCGCGCCGAGGGCAGTCCTCGGACATCCGCTGGTTCGAGGCCGAGTCGACGTACGTGCTGCACTTCGTCAACGCCTACGAGGACGGGGACGAGATCGTCCTCGACGGGTTCTTCCAGGGCGATCCCGAGCCGGCCGACAACGGGATGGGCAACAGGTGGCAGCGGGCGTTCCGTTTCCTGGCGCTCGACCGGATGCAGTCGCGGCTGCACCGCTGGCGGCTCAACCTCGTGACCGGGCTGGTCAAGGAGGAGCAGCTGTCGGACAGCATCACCGAGTTCGGGATGATGAACGGCGCCTACTACGGCGGCGAGTACCGCTACGCGTACGCCGCGACCGGCAAGCCGTCGTGGTTCCTCTTCGACGGGCTGGTCAAGCACGACCTCCGCGACGGGACCGAGGAGCGGTTCACCTTCGAGGACGGCGTGTACGGCAGCGAGACCGCGATGGCGCCGCGCGTCGGCAGCACCGGTGAGGACGACGGCTACCTCGTCACGCTCACGACGGACATGAACGCGGACGCCTCGTACTGCCTGGTCTTCGACGCGGCGCGGGTCGGTGACGGGCCGGTGTGCAAGCTGCGGCTGCCCGAGCGGATCTCCAGCGGCACCCACTCCACGTGGGCTCCGGGCGAGGAGCTGCGGCGCTGGCAGACTGCGGAGTCGGCCGCGGACGCGGTCGGGCTCTGA